The Polymorphobacter megasporae genome window below encodes:
- a CDS encoding cryptochrome/photolyase family protein has translation MAEPQIIWFRNDLRLADQAAVRAAAAAGPVIAVYVLDDETPGKWRIGAAQRWWLHYSLVALAADLKKMGGALVLRRGRPAVELAGVAKAANATAVHALHHYEPWAVTEEAAVAKVLDLTLHDGAYLAPPGTTKSGSGTPYRIFTPFWNALQHAMPPGDPEPAPMIRFAKPPKSDDLDDWKLLAADPDWSGGFDVWTPGEAGAHAALDTFADVAADYEHGRNYPAKPLTSRLSPHLHHGEISPAQVWAAISGRGEGPVSYRREIGWRDFAINVVQQFPRLGDEPNRPQFADFPFRDDPKGLRAWQRGRTGYPIVDAGMRQLWTTGWMHNRVRMIVASFLTKHLLIDWRHGERWFWDCLVDADYGNNSLGWQWIMGSGVDSSPFNRIFTPVGQSEKFDGGGAYIREWVPELAKLPDDAIHAPWDASPMALKAAGVDLGKTYPHPIVDHAKARARALAAYAETKG, from the coding sequence ATGGCCGAGCCGCAGATCATCTGGTTCCGTAACGACCTCCGCCTTGCCGATCAGGCGGCGGTGCGCGCGGCGGCAGCGGCGGGGCCGGTAATCGCGGTCTATGTCCTCGACGACGAGACGCCGGGCAAATGGCGGATCGGCGCGGCGCAACGGTGGTGGCTGCATTACAGCCTCGTCGCGCTCGCCGCCGATCTCAAGAAGATGGGCGGGGCGCTGGTGTTGCGGCGCGGCCGTCCCGCGGTCGAACTCGCAGGCGTGGCAAAGGCGGCGAATGCGACCGCGGTCCACGCGCTCCACCACTACGAGCCGTGGGCGGTGACCGAGGAGGCGGCGGTTGCGAAGGTGCTCGACCTGACGCTCCATGACGGGGCGTATCTCGCGCCGCCGGGGACGACGAAGTCGGGGTCGGGAACGCCGTACCGGATTTTCACCCCGTTCTGGAATGCGCTGCAGCACGCGATGCCGCCCGGCGATCCCGAGCCCGCGCCGATGATCCGCTTTGCCAAGCCGCCCAAGAGCGACGATCTCGACGACTGGAAACTGCTGGCCGCCGATCCCGACTGGTCGGGCGGGTTCGACGTCTGGACTCCCGGCGAGGCGGGGGCGCACGCCGCGCTCGACACCTTCGCCGACGTCGCTGCCGACTATGAGCACGGCCGCAACTATCCCGCCAAGCCGCTGACCTCGCGCCTGTCGCCGCACCTCCACCATGGCGAGATTAGTCCGGCGCAGGTCTGGGCGGCAATTAGCGGGCGCGGCGAGGGGCCGGTCAGCTACCGCCGCGAGATCGGCTGGCGCGACTTCGCGATCAACGTCGTCCAGCAATTCCCGCGCCTCGGTGACGAGCCCAACCGCCCGCAATTCGCCGACTTCCCGTTTCGCGACGACCCGAAGGGGCTGCGCGCGTGGCAGCGGGGGCGGACCGGCTACCCGATCGTCGACGCCGGAATGCGCCAGTTGTGGACGACCGGGTGGATGCACAACCGGGTGCGAATGATCGTCGCGTCGTTCCTGACCAAGCACCTGCTGATCGACTGGCGGCACGGCGAGCGTTGGTTCTGGGACTGCCTCGTCGATGCCGATTACGGCAACAACAGCCTCGGCTGGCAGTGGATCATGGGGTCGGGCGTCGACTCGTCGCCGTTCAACCGCATCTTCACCCCCGTTGGCCAAAGCGAGAAGTTCGACGGGGGCGGGGCGTATATCCGCGAGTGGGTGCCCGAATTGGCGAAGCTGCCCGACGACGCAATTCACGCGCCATGGGACGCATCGCCGATGGCGCTGAAGGCGGCGGGGGTCGACCTCGGCAAGACGTATCCGCACCCGATCGTCGATCATGCAAAGGCGCGCGCGCGGGCGCTGGCGGCGTATGCCGAGACGAAGGGGTGA
- a CDS encoding DUF6402 family protein, which yields MVSLDPADRTRSFRFGDLGASVATIEATCQMNLDPVPSGVWDPLDDFYAAIGEGSVKLAVTGMVTPQADGKYRLAIDEVGTYLRDTYDFIGSQPLGFWSRYGVQKVLFSPIGIPIDPKTADNDGDWSRGNFYYVSNGSFNEYRQMFGKGRDFFVHSDVERKKLPTPVVVTVAP from the coding sequence GTGGTTTCTCTCGACCCCGCTGATCGGACGCGTAGTTTCCGCTTCGGCGACCTTGGTGCCTCGGTCGCGACGATCGAAGCGACGTGTCAGATGAATTTGGACCCGGTCCCCAGCGGCGTTTGGGATCCGCTCGACGATTTTTATGCTGCGATTGGCGAAGGCTCGGTCAAGCTCGCGGTCACCGGAATGGTCACGCCGCAAGCCGATGGAAAATACCGGCTCGCGATCGACGAGGTCGGGACCTATTTGCGCGACACTTATGATTTCATCGGCTCCCAACCGCTGGGCTTCTGGAGCCGTTACGGCGTCCAGAAAGTGCTATTCTCGCCGATCGGAATTCCGATCGATCCCAAAACTGCTGACAACGATGGTGATTGGAGCCGCGGCAACTTTTATTACGTCAGCAACGGTTCATTCAACGAATATCGGCAGATGTTCGGAAAGGGTCGCGATTTCTTCGTCCATAGCGATGTCGAGCGGAAGAAGCTGCCCACACCGGTCGTCGTGACAGTCGCGCCATGA
- a CDS encoding SAM-dependent methyltransferase, whose protein sequence is MDMPTSRGAHLVARDRRLALGGGMLGRFAAGRAEAVVARIDAGLATGSLDATLPDGRRVLLGGRAPGAVAAISLRNWLPVVRLMLSGSAGFARAYFDGDWTSPDPVAIFELFVANRTTLGSAARAQGATRLLNRLVRAVEERVHPRRNIEFHYDLGNDFYAAWLDPGMTYSSALFDGTDDLEAAQTAKIRALLDAVGVKPGDRLLEIGCGWGSLAEIATRDYGATVHGITLSAEQLAYARARVPGATFGLTDYRAVTGTYDHVVSVEMFEAVGERNWPTFMDVVRARLRPGGRAGLQVITIADDVFDAYRASTDFIQAYIFPGGMLPSPNRLRGVATAAGFRVAAERNFGGDYARTLACWRTQFDAAAAAGRLPPGFDDRFITLWQYYLMYCEGGFRGGGLDVVQTVLTIV, encoded by the coding sequence ATGGACATGCCGACTTCACGGGGCGCGCACCTCGTCGCCCGCGACCGTCGCCTCGCGCTCGGCGGCGGGATGCTCGGGCGCTTTGCCGCCGGGCGGGCCGAGGCGGTGGTGGCGCGGATCGATGCCGGGCTGGCGACGGGGTCGCTCGACGCGACATTACCCGATGGCCGGCGGGTGCTGCTCGGGGGCCGGGCACCGGGAGCGGTGGCGGCGATCAGCTTGCGCAACTGGCTGCCCGTCGTCCGCCTGATGCTGTCGGGATCGGCGGGGTTCGCGCGCGCGTATTTCGACGGCGACTGGACGTCGCCCGACCCGGTCGCGATCTTCGAATTGTTCGTCGCCAACCGCACCACCCTCGGCAGCGCGGCACGAGCGCAAGGCGCGACGCGGCTGCTCAACCGGCTGGTCCGCGCGGTCGAGGAGCGCGTGCATCCGCGCCGCAACATCGAATTTCACTACGACCTCGGCAACGACTTTTACGCCGCCTGGCTCGACCCGGGCATGACCTATTCGAGCGCGCTGTTCGACGGCACCGACGACCTCGAAGCGGCGCAGACCGCGAAGATCCGCGCACTGCTCGACGCGGTCGGGGTCAAGCCGGGCGACCGGCTCCTCGAGATCGGTTGCGGCTGGGGCAGCCTCGCCGAGATTGCGACGCGCGACTACGGCGCGACCGTCCACGGCATCACGCTATCGGCCGAGCAGCTCGCTTACGCCCGGGCACGGGTGCCGGGGGCGACGTTCGGCCTCACCGATTACCGCGCGGTCACCGGCACCTACGACCATGTCGTCAGCGTCGAGATGTTCGAGGCGGTCGGCGAGCGGAACTGGCCGACCTTCATGGACGTCGTCCGCGCGCGGCTCCGCCCGGGGGGACGCGCCGGGCTCCAAGTCATCACCATCGCCGACGACGTGTTCGACGCCTATCGTGCATCGACCGACTTCATCCAGGCGTACATCTTCCCCGGCGGCATGCTGCCGAGCCCGAACCGCCTGCGCGGCGTGGCAACAGCGGCGGGTTTCCGCGTTGCCGCCGAGCGCAACTTCGGCGGCGATTACGCGCGAACCCTCGCGTGCTGGCGTACACAGTTCGATGCGGCAGCGGCGGCCGGGCGGCTACCCCCGGGCTTCGACGATCGATTCATAACCCTTTGGCAGTATTACCTGATGTACTGCGAGGGCGGGTTTCGCGGCGGCGGGCTCGATGTCGTACAGACGGTGCTGACAATTGTATGA
- a CDS encoding ABC transporter ATP-binding protein, with the protein MTAAPVLSLTSVVKDYIGEAGSFRALHGVSMDVADGELMAIMGPSGSGKSTLMNIIGCLDSPTTGVYRFEGVDTATLSERALARMRNSGIGFVFQSFNLLPRLSALGNVALPLVYAGLSRADREAKAQALLTQVGLGDKPRSRPSQLSGGQQQRVAVARALANSPKLLLADEPTGALDTKTGTEVLGLFKTLNREQGVTVVIVTHDPEVAKATDRVVRIQDGLVFYDGPPTEAALYGHAPEVVG; encoded by the coding sequence ATGACGGCGGCCCCGGTCCTCTCGCTGACCAGTGTGGTCAAGGATTATATCGGCGAGGCGGGGTCGTTCCGCGCGCTCCACGGCGTCAGCATGGACGTCGCCGACGGCGAGCTGATGGCGATCATGGGGCCGAGCGGATCGGGCAAGTCGACGCTGATGAACATCATCGGCTGCCTCGATTCACCGACCACGGGAGTCTACCGCTTCGAGGGCGTCGACACTGCGACGCTGTCCGAACGCGCGCTCGCCCGGATGCGCAACAGCGGCATCGGCTTCGTCTTCCAAAGCTTCAACCTGCTCCCCCGGCTGAGCGCGCTCGGCAACGTTGCGCTGCCGTTGGTCTATGCCGGGCTCAGCCGCGCCGACCGCGAGGCCAAGGCGCAGGCGCTGCTGACGCAGGTCGGGCTCGGCGACAAGCCACGCTCGCGCCCGTCGCAGCTGTCGGGCGGACAGCAGCAGCGCGTCGCCGTTGCGCGCGCGCTGGCGAACAGCCCGAAGCTTCTGCTGGCGGACGAACCGACCGGCGCACTCGATACCAAGACGGGGACCGAGGTGCTTGGCCTGTTCAAGACGCTCAACCGCGAGCAGGGCGTGACGGTGGTCATCGTCACCCACGACCCCGAAGTGGCGAAGGCGACCGACCGCGTCGTGCGGATTCAGGACGGGCTGGTGTTCTACGACGGTCCGCCGACCGAGGCGGCGCTTTACGGGCATGCGCCGGAGGTGGTGGGATGA
- a CDS encoding sigma-70 family RNA polymerase sigma factor — protein MVDDPAILMSRVATGDRRAFEALVSRLYGPCLRIATRVLNDRSEAEDALQGALTKMWTEAARFDPARGSVDGWFRRILVNQCLDRRRRFKIVAPIEAAATVPSDLPDPFEASVANARARRVDAAMASLNPRQRTAITLFHGEGASMAEIAVILETTPKAVEGLLARSRIELARLLDSDRPETRNPHD, from the coding sequence ATGGTCGATGATCCCGCAATCCTGATGTCGCGCGTCGCCACCGGCGATCGGCGCGCGTTCGAAGCGCTGGTGAGCCGACTCTATGGCCCATGCCTCCGCATCGCGACGCGCGTCCTCAACGATCGCAGCGAGGCCGAGGACGCGCTTCAGGGCGCACTGACCAAGATGTGGACCGAAGCGGCGCGCTTCGACCCTGCGCGCGGGTCGGTCGACGGCTGGTTCCGCCGCATCCTCGTCAACCAGTGCCTCGACCGCCGCCGCCGCTTCAAGATCGTCGCGCCGATCGAGGCGGCCGCGACCGTCCCGAGCGACCTGCCCGATCCGTTCGAGGCGAGCGTCGCCAATGCCCGCGCGCGCCGCGTCGATGCGGCGATGGCGAGCCTCAACCCGCGCCAGCGCACCGCGATCACGCTGTTCCACGGCGAGGGCGCGAGCATGGCCGAGATCGCGGTGATCCTCGAGACGACGCCCAAGGCGGTCGAGGGATTATTGGCACGGTCGCGTATAGAACTTGCTAGGTTGCTCGACAGCGACCGACCCGAAACCCGGAACCCCCATGACTGA
- a CDS encoding D-amino-acid transaminase gives MPRLAYVDGQIIPLASASVPVEDRGLQFADSVYEVCAVLNGRLLDWPLHLARLGRNLGELSIAAPMADAALNLVARRLIAANRVTEALLYIQVSRGTAKRDHGFPSARAPTLVMTVRPFDFAQRVAQQAKGVAVISVADQRWGRCDIKTTGLLANVLAKQEARDAGAFEAWLVRDDGTVTEGGSTNTWIVDGGTIVTHPQSPHILPGVMRAAVIEAAVAAGIPLVERPFSLDEALGATEAFITSTTVPVLPVVKIDGHAIAGGEPGPVAALLARAIWNRIAAQTGYQP, from the coding sequence ATGCCGCGTCTTGCCTATGTCGATGGCCAGATTATCCCGCTCGCCAGTGCGTCGGTCCCGGTCGAGGATCGCGGGCTCCAGTTCGCCGACAGTGTCTATGAGGTGTGTGCAGTCCTCAACGGGCGGCTGCTCGACTGGCCGCTCCACCTCGCACGGCTGGGGCGCAACCTCGGCGAACTGAGCATCGCCGCGCCGATGGCCGACGCCGCGCTCAACCTCGTCGCACGGCGGCTGATCGCAGCAAATCGCGTGACCGAGGCATTGCTGTATATCCAGGTGTCGCGCGGTACGGCGAAGCGCGATCACGGCTTCCCCAGCGCACGCGCGCCGACACTGGTGATGACCGTCCGCCCGTTCGATTTCGCGCAGCGCGTCGCGCAACAGGCGAAAGGCGTCGCGGTGATCAGCGTCGCCGACCAGCGCTGGGGGCGCTGCGATATCAAGACGACGGGGCTGCTCGCGAACGTGCTGGCAAAGCAGGAGGCGCGTGACGCCGGCGCGTTCGAGGCGTGGCTGGTGCGCGACGACGGCACCGTCACCGAGGGCGGTTCGACGAACACATGGATCGTCGACGGCGGCACGATCGTCACTCATCCGCAGTCGCCGCACATTCTCCCGGGAGTGATGCGCGCGGCGGTAATCGAGGCGGCGGTTGCTGCGGGAATACCGCTGGTCGAGCGACCGTTCAGTCTAGACGAAGCCCTTGGCGCCACCGAGGCGTTCATCACCTCGACAACGGTGCCAGTGTTGCCGGTTGTAAAAATTGACGGTCACGCGATTGCGGGTGGCGAGCCCGGCCCGGTCGCGGCGCTGCTCGCTCGAGCGATCTGGAACCGGATCGCGGCGCAGACCGGCTACCAGCCCTAG
- a CDS encoding TolC family protein — MLRAIMLIAALLAVPAAASEDPRHLMPPQTAPCAADPVGPLTLPDLVDLALCHNPATAVAWAASRSAAAQVGIARAAELPSLSATVGPTLSRTDYLSSQQFVLGNGQSFSATSNSTDFGSSASLALNYLIFDFGGRAARIDSARASQRAALGQVADTAQTVALDTVTAYNSLQANIAATTAAQSTVAFNRSSLDLASGRTRAGVATPADELQARTSLAQAELTLAQARGNARTSAGQLAVAVGLPPTTVLPLAPAPPLGSADKLSRDVTVLIADAEKLRPDLRIAAANRDAATAQIRAARSDLLPSLAASAQDNLGYANSTSDSNRASVGLTVTIPFFNGYDRTYRVAAARAEADRQAALFEQTRQQAGLDVFTQATALDTQISVLSTARELINSATASADIAQGRFKAGVGTFTDLLNAQSALASARQQLVSADFGVRDAQARLARAIGDVSTAVDANRSSR; from the coding sequence ATGCTCCGCGCAATAATGCTCATCGCCGCCCTGCTCGCAGTCCCGGCAGCGGCGTCGGAGGACCCGCGCCACCTGATGCCGCCGCAGACCGCGCCGTGTGCTGCCGATCCGGTCGGCCCGCTGACGCTGCCCGACCTCGTCGACCTCGCGCTGTGCCATAATCCGGCGACCGCGGTGGCGTGGGCGGCGAGCCGGAGCGCGGCGGCGCAGGTCGGTATCGCCCGCGCCGCCGAACTGCCGAGCCTGTCGGCGACCGTCGGTCCGACGCTCAGCCGCACCGACTATCTGAGCAGCCAGCAGTTCGTCCTCGGCAACGGCCAGAGCTTCAGCGCGACGTCGAACTCGACCGACTTCGGCTCGTCGGCGAGCCTCGCGCTCAACTACCTGATCTTCGACTTCGGCGGGCGCGCGGCACGGATCGACAGCGCCCGCGCGAGCCAGCGCGCCGCATTGGGGCAGGTCGCCGACACCGCGCAGACCGTAGCACTCGACACCGTCACCGCGTACAACAGCCTCCAGGCGAACATCGCGGCGACGACCGCGGCGCAGTCGACCGTCGCGTTCAACCGCTCGTCACTCGACCTCGCCTCCGGCCGGACCCGCGCCGGGGTGGCGACCCCCGCCGACGAGTTGCAGGCGCGGACCTCGCTGGCGCAGGCCGAGCTGACGCTGGCGCAGGCGCGCGGCAATGCCCGGACGTCGGCGGGGCAGCTCGCGGTCGCGGTCGGCCTGCCGCCGACGACGGTCCTGCCGCTCGCTCCCGCCCCCCCGCTCGGCTCCGCCGACAAGCTCAGCCGCGACGTCACCGTGCTGATCGCCGACGCCGAGAAGCTTCGCCCCGACCTCCGCATCGCCGCGGCGAACCGCGACGCCGCGACCGCGCAGATCCGCGCGGCGCGGTCGGACCTGCTGCCGTCGCTCGCCGCGAGCGCGCAGGACAACCTCGGCTATGCCAATTCGACGAGCGACAGCAACCGCGCGAGTGTCGGGCTGACAGTGACGATCCCGTTCTTCAACGGCTACGACCGGACCTACCGCGTCGCCGCCGCGCGCGCCGAGGCTGACCGCCAGGCGGCGCTGTTCGAGCAGACGCGCCAGCAGGCCGGGCTCGACGTCTTCACCCAGGCGACCGCGCTCGACACCCAGATCAGCGTGCTGTCGACCGCGCGCGAGTTGATCAACAGCGCCACCGCCTCGGCCGACATCGCGCAGGGGCGCTTCAAGGCGGGCGTCGGCACCTTCACCGACCTGCTCAACGCCCAGTCGGCGCTCGCGAGTGCGCGCCAGCAATTGGTCAGCGCCGACTTCGGGGTCCGCGATGCACAGGCGCGGCTCGCACGCGCGATCGGCGACGTCAGCACGGCAGTCGATGCCAACAGGAGCAGCCGATGA
- a CDS encoding DUF1810 domain-containing protein, with amino-acid sequence MSGELDRFVDAQRDTYSGALGELQRGRKTSHWMWFVFPQIAGLGHSQTAKFYALQSLDEARAYLAHPVLGPRFHECIAALAALPPVTADAVFGGIDAIKLRSSLTLFIAAGGGDDVVAALDRWYGGRSDDATLGLLGS; translated from the coding sequence GTGAGCGGCGAGCTAGACCGCTTCGTCGACGCTCAGCGCGACACCTATTCGGGCGCGCTCGGCGAATTGCAGCGCGGGCGCAAGACGAGCCACTGGATGTGGTTCGTGTTCCCGCAGATCGCCGGGCTCGGCCACAGCCAAACCGCGAAATTCTATGCGCTGCAATCGCTCGACGAAGCGCGGGCGTATCTCGCGCATCCGGTCCTCGGACCGCGGTTTCACGAGTGTATCGCCGCGCTCGCCGCGCTGCCACCCGTAACGGCGGACGCGGTGTTCGGCGGGATCGATGCGATCAAGCTGCGGTCATCTCTGACGCTGTTCATCGCGGCGGGCGGTGGCGATGACGTCGTCGCCGCGCTCGACCGCTGGTACGGCGGGCGATCCGACGACGCCACCCTTGGGCTGCTCGGGTCGTGA
- a CDS encoding efflux RND transporter periplasmic adaptor subunit: MTRRRWIILLVLGLAAAAWFGWKATHRPDPAAAYTTQPIAKGDLSEAITANGVINPVRVVSVGTQVSGTVAKLLVDYNSRVTAGELLLELDPSVYAARLAASEANLANIRSSLSLQTANARRSAELFKQNYISRQDYETAQQVEASAAAQVAAAEAQIKQDRTNLGYTIIRSPVSGVVISRQVDLGQTVAASFSTPTLFTIARDLTQMQIEAAVAEADVAKVRIGQPVSFTVDAYGNRNFTGSVRQIRLNPTTQQNVVTYTVIVGVANPDGALLPGMTANASFLVSDHKDTLLIPNAALSYKPADYKPAKRKPGEPLSDGLTVFVLKGSTPEPVRIKIGASDADNSIVTAGPLAVGDKIITADTLKDKPKGSVLGPPGSGAKPKK, translated from the coding sequence ATGACGCGCCGCCGCTGGATCATCCTCCTCGTCCTCGGACTGGCCGCGGCGGCGTGGTTCGGCTGGAAGGCGACCCATCGCCCCGACCCCGCCGCCGCGTACACGACGCAGCCGATCGCCAAGGGCGACCTCAGCGAGGCGATCACCGCGAACGGCGTGATCAACCCGGTCCGCGTCGTCAGCGTCGGGACGCAGGTTTCGGGCACCGTTGCCAAGCTGCTGGTCGATTATAATTCGCGCGTCACGGCGGGCGAATTGCTGCTCGAGCTCGACCCCTCGGTCTATGCCGCGCGGCTCGCGGCGAGTGAGGCGAACCTCGCCAACATCCGCTCGAGCCTGTCGCTCCAGACCGCGAACGCGCGCCGCTCGGCCGAATTGTTCAAGCAGAATTACATCAGCCGCCAGGATTACGAGACCGCGCAGCAGGTCGAGGCATCGGCGGCGGCGCAGGTCGCGGCGGCCGAGGCGCAAATCAAGCAGGACCGCACCAACCTCGGCTACACGATCATCCGCTCGCCGGTGTCGGGCGTCGTCATCAGCCGCCAGGTCGACCTCGGCCAGACCGTCGCGGCGTCGTTCAGCACCCCGACCCTGTTCACCATCGCCCGCGACTTGACGCAGATGCAGATCGAGGCGGCGGTCGCCGAGGCCGATGTCGCCAAGGTGCGGATCGGCCAGCCGGTCAGCTTCACCGTCGATGCGTACGGCAACCGCAATTTCACCGGCAGCGTCCGCCAGATCCGATTGAACCCGACGACGCAGCAGAATGTGGTGACCTACACCGTCATCGTCGGCGTCGCGAACCCCGACGGCGCGCTGTTGCCGGGGATGACCGCGAACGCGTCGTTCCTCGTGTCGGACCACAAGGACACGCTGCTGATCCCCAACGCCGCGCTCAGCTACAAGCCCGCCGACTATAAGCCCGCCAAGCGCAAGCCCGGCGAGCCGCTCAGCGACGGGCTGACGGTGTTCGTCCTCAAGGGATCGACCCCCGAACCGGTGCGGATCAAGATCGGCGCGTCCGACGCCGACAACAGCATCGTCACCGCCGGGCCACTCGCGGTCGGCGACAAGATCATCACCGCCGATACGCTCAAGGACAAGCCGAAGGGCAGCGTCCTCGGCCCGCCGGGAAGCGGGGCGAAGCCGAAGAAATGA
- a CDS encoding ABC transporter permease encodes MIDAMLAEAWSALVANRLRSALTMLGMIIGVAAVILMLAIGGGVQKQVSDAISGLGSNMLIVTAGSSKQGGFNSGAGTGATLRLEDGDEIARLKNVVAAAPSTQIPAQAVAGASNWATTVTGTTPSYFTVQDWRPDDGRTFSDMEDRAGARVALIGHSVADNLFGANDPMGRSVRVKGISFTVIGVMARRGQGFGGIDRDDVIIVPLTTALRQLQGNAFRRSIRAISVGVDAAENLDDVSERITALLRRAHHIDKTAPDDFTVNNLTAVTDTLSSTTAAISLLLAAIGSISLVVGGIGIMNIMLVSVTERTREIGIRMAIGASRAAVRLQFLLEALMLSLLGCGIGVALGWGLATLASGAIGFDTSVTPSAVMVAFAVSASIGIFFGWYPATRAAKLSPIEALRS; translated from the coding sequence ATGATCGACGCGATGCTCGCCGAGGCGTGGTCCGCGCTCGTCGCCAACCGGTTGCGGTCGGCGTTGACGATGCTCGGCATGATCATCGGCGTCGCCGCGGTGATCCTGATGCTGGCGATCGGCGGGGGCGTGCAGAAGCAGGTGTCCGACGCGATTTCGGGGCTCGGCTCGAACATGCTGATCGTCACCGCCGGGTCGAGCAAGCAGGGCGGGTTCAACAGCGGTGCGGGGACCGGGGCAACGTTGCGGCTGGAGGACGGCGACGAGATCGCGCGGCTCAAGAACGTCGTCGCGGCGGCGCCCTCGACGCAGATTCCGGCGCAGGCGGTCGCGGGCGCGTCGAACTGGGCGACGACGGTCACCGGCACGACCCCGTCGTATTTCACCGTGCAGGACTGGCGCCCCGACGATGGGCGGACATTTTCCGACATGGAGGACCGTGCGGGGGCGCGCGTCGCGCTGATCGGCCATTCGGTCGCCGACAATCTGTTCGGCGCCAACGACCCGATGGGGCGGAGCGTCCGCGTCAAGGGGATCAGCTTCACCGTCATCGGCGTCATGGCGCGGCGCGGCCAGGGCTTTGGCGGAATCGACCGCGACGATGTCATCATCGTGCCGCTGACGACCGCGCTCCGCCAATTGCAGGGTAACGCCTTCCGCCGGTCGATCCGCGCGATCTCGGTCGGGGTCGACGCCGCCGAGAACCTCGATGACGTGTCGGAGCGGATCACCGCGCTGCTGCGGCGGGCGCACCACATCGACAAGACCGCGCCCGACGATTTCACCGTCAACAATTTGACCGCGGTGACCGATACATTGTCGTCGACAACGGCGGCGATTTCGCTGCTGCTCGCGGCGATTGGGTCGATCAGCCTCGTCGTCGGCGGGATCGGGATCATGAACATCATGCTGGTATCGGTGACCGAGCGGACGCGCGAGATCGGCATCCGCATGGCGATCGGGGCGAGCCGCGCCGCGGTCCGGCTCCAGTTCCTATTGGAGGCGCTGATGCTGTCGCTGCTCGGCTGCGGCATCGGCGTCGCGCTCGGCTGGGGGCTGGCGACGCTGGCGAGCGGGGCGATCGGCTTCGATACCAGCGTGACGCCGAGCGCGGTGATGGTCGCCTTCGCGGTGTCGGCGTCGATCGGCATCTTCTTCGGCTGGTATCCCGCGACCCGCGCGGCGAAGCTCAGCCCGATCGAGGCGCTACGGTCCTAG
- a CDS encoding periplasmic heavy metal sensor, with translation MKRVLAALLLLGATAPAMAQMPPPPGDSMPDGPGPGGRSMRGPHGMQQMFASMSPAGRATMMAAFKSADPRMSHEASNAARDRMLAVLDADRLDPVALKRAMDEEREASSAAKLKQQGAMLVAFQQLSVTDRRAFVADARAMRARMDARMAEMRKRGGGPDGMMPPPPME, from the coding sequence ATGAAGCGCGTTCTTGCCGCCCTGTTGCTGCTCGGGGCGACGGCTCCCGCGATGGCGCAGATGCCGCCGCCGCCGGGTGATTCGATGCCCGATGGTCCCGGGCCCGGTGGCCGTTCGATGCGCGGGCCGCACGGAATGCAGCAGATGTTCGCCTCGATGAGCCCGGCCGGCCGGGCGACGATGATGGCGGCGTTCAAGAGTGCCGACCCGCGGATGTCGCATGAAGCGAGCAACGCCGCGCGTGACCGGATGCTCGCGGTGCTCGATGCCGACCGGCTCGATCCCGTCGCGTTGAAGCGCGCGATGGACGAGGAGCGAGAGGCTTCGAGTGCCGCGAAGCTGAAGCAGCAGGGCGCGATGCTGGTCGCGTTCCAACAGCTTTCGGTTACCGATCGCCGCGCTTTCGTGGCGGATGCGCGCGCTATGCGGGCGCGGATGGATGCCCGGATGGCCGAGATGCGCAAGCGTGGCGGCGGCCCTGATGGAATGATGCCACCCCCGCCGATGGAGTAG
- a CDS encoding DUF6402 family protein, protein MMDRWFNGDAWTMTIPEKRGEVSIATISGDKIDTRHATMRWASGFGRFTSAQHHLLNSWSTPPRLERGVNRLSEQFRAWFLSTPLIGRVVSASATLVPRSRRSKRRVR, encoded by the coding sequence ATGATGGACCGCTGGTTCAACGGCGACGCATGGACGATGACGATACCGGAAAAGCGCGGCGAGGTTTCGATCGCGACCATTTCCGGTGACAAGATCGACACCCGGCATGCGACGATGCGATGGGCATCGGGCTTCGGCCGTTTCACCAGTGCCCAGCATCATCTGCTCAACAGCTGGTCGACGCCGCCTCGCCTGGAACGAGGCGTCAACCGCCTGAGCGAACAGTTCCGGGCGTGGTTTCTCTCGACCCCGCTGATCGGACGCGTAGTTTCCGCTTCGGCGACCTTGGTGCCTCGGTCGCGACGATCGAAGCGACGTGTCAGATGA